A stretch of DNA from Cellulomonas xiejunii:
GGACGACGCGCACGTGGCCGAGCAGCGTGAGCGCTACCGGCGGCGGCGGATCGCGCTGCGCGCGGGTCTCGAGTCCGCGGGCTACGTGGTGGACCGCTCGCATGCCGGGCTCTACCTCTGGGCGCGGCCCGACGGGCCACCCCAGGACGCGTGGACGACCCTGCGCGACCTGGCCGGTCTCGGCCTGCTCGTGGCCCCCGGGTCGTTCTACGGCGCGAGGGCGGCCGGGCACGTCAGGGTTGCGCTGACTGCGACGGACGAGCACGTCGCGGAGGCGGCTGCGCGGTTGTCCGGGGCCTGAGGCAACGTTCGGGACGGCATGGCCCGTCGACGGCCGCCGACGTACATTGGCGTTGAGCGTGTGAGGAACCTCACATCTACGCCAAGGGTCTCTCCGACGTTGGTCAAGACGCCGTCGTCGCAGGTACCGTCACGTGGGCCGACGGGGGTCATCACCGCTCGTCGGCCACCCCATCGGCCCGCGCGGCAACCCGCCCGGGCTGGCTGGACCAGCTCGTCGGCGCAGGAAGGAACACCCATGTCGGACGTCGTCACCGCACCGGTGCAGGCCCCCGTCCAGCTCGTGGTCGACGGGCAGGTTCGTGACCTGCCCGTGGTGCCCGCCGCCGAGGGGAACGACGGCATCGTCGTGTCGTCGCTCCTGCGCGACACGGGCATGGTGACGGTCGACCCGGGGTTCATGAACACCGCGTCGTGCGAGTCGCAGATCACCTACATCGACGGCGACGCGGGGATCCTGCGGTACCGCGGTTACCCGATCGACCAGCTCGCGGAGCACTCGACGTTCCTCGAGGTCGCGTACCTGCTCATCCACGGCGAGCTGCCGACGCCGCAGGCGCTCGCGGCGTTCGAGGAGCGGGTCAACCGCCACACGCTGGTCCACGAGGACTTCCGCACGTTCATGGGGACGTTCCCGCGCAACGCGCACCCGATGGCGGTCATGGCGTCCGCGCTCAACGCGCTGTCCACGTTCTACCCCGAGTCCCTCGACCCGTTCGACGTCGAGACGGTCGAGCTCGCGACGGTGCTGATCCTCGCGAAGACGCGGACGATCACGTCGTACGTCCACCGGGCCTCCAAGGGTGAGCCCCTGCTGTACCCGGACTACTCGCGTGGCTACGTCGAGGACTTCCTGCGCATGACGTTCGCGGTGCCCTACCAGCAGTGGGACCCGGACCCCGTCGTCGTCAACGCGCTCGACAAGCTGCTGATCCTGCACGCCGACCACGAGCAGAACTGCTCGACGTCGACCGTGCGGGTCGTCGGCTCGAGCCACGCCAACATCTACGCGTCGGTCGCGGCGGGCATCAACGCGCTGTCCGGGCCGCTGCACGGCGGCGCCAACGAGGCCGTGCTGAAGATGCTCGACCAGATCAAGGCCAACGGCGGGGACGCCACCGACTTCATGCGTCGCGTGAAGAACAAGGAGGACGGCGTCCGGCTGATGGGCTTCGGCCACCGGGTCTACAAGAACTACGACCCGCGCGCCGCGATCGTCAAGCAGAGCGCGCACGAGGTGCTGCAGGCGCTGGGCAGCACGGACGAGCTGCTCGACATCGCGATGAGCCTCGAGGAGATCGCGCTCTCCGACGAGTACTTCATCTCCCGCAAGCTGTACCCGAACGTCGACTTCTACACGGGTCTGATCTACAAGGCGATGGGCTTCTCGGATCAGATGTTCACGCCGCTGTTCGCGCTCGGGCGGATGCCCGGCTGGATCGCGCAGTGGCGCGAGATGATGCACGACCCGCAGACCAAGATCGGCCGCCCGCGCCAGGTGTACACGGGTGCGACCGAGCGGCCGTACGTCGCGGTCGAGCGCCGCTGACGCTCAGCCGGCGACCGTCAGGCGGACCTGCCCGGGCGGCAGGGGCGCCTGGCCGGTGACCTGCCACGTGGGCTCGGCGCGCGACCACGTCGTGTCGCCGACGGTCACGGCGTCCACGTCGATCTCCCACGCGACCGCGACGGACCACTGCGCGACGGACCACCCGGCGCGCGTGGGATCGTCGATGGGCAGCGCCGTCGCGACGAGGTCGACCGTGGAGGGCGTCCCCGCGCCGTCGGCGAGGGTCACCGTCACCGGCAGGTCCCCCAGGTCCCGCGTGACGCGCGCGAGGACTGGCCCGGTCCCGCCTGGCTGCTCGACCGGCCGGAGCGCGCAGCTCAGCGCCGCCGGGGAGTGCCCGGTGAGCGCCGACGCCCACGCGCGCGCCCGCACCTCGTGCTGGGCGTACGCGTCGGGGAACCCGCTGCGCTGGACGGCCTGCGCGGCCTCGGTGACGGCCATGTCCTGGTAGCCCGGGACCTTTTCCAGCCCCTCGAAGAACTTGTTGGTCGAGTAGACCGGGTCCATGATCTGCTCGACCGTGCCCCAGCCCTGCGAGGGGCGCTGCTGGTACAGGCCGACGGAGTCGCGGTCGCCGTAGTCGATGTTGACGAGCCGCGACTCCTGCAGCGCGGTGGCGATGCCGATCGTCACGGCCCGGGCCGGCATGCCGCGGCGGGTGGCGACGGCAGCCGCCAGCGCGGCGTTCTGCGCCTGGTCGGGGGTCAGGCTCCAGTCCGTGCCGTCCAGGTGGGCGACGCAGCGTTCGGCCACGGGGGTGTCCGGGCGCGCGTTGCGCAGCAGGGCGACGACCGCGCCGACGGCGACGGCGAGCAGCACGACGGCCAGACCCGCGGTCACCAGGGCCGGCAGGCAACCGCCCCGTCGTCGCGCACGCGCCACGGCGTCAGTTGGCGTGCAGCGCGGAGTTCAGCTGCACACCGGCCCCCGAGCGTGCGACGGCCTCGACCTCGCCCGTGCGTGAGTTGCGCCGGAACAGCACACCGTCCGCACCGGCGAGCACGCGGGCCTTGACGACGCGCGCACCGTCGTCGTCCACCGCGCCCTCGACGTCGAAGCCGACGAGCCGCACCTTGGTCCCCGCCGTGACGTACAGGCCCGCCTCGACCACGCAGTCGTCACCCAGGGGGATGCCCAGCCCTGAGTTCGCGCCCAGCAGCGAGCGCTGCCCGACGGACACGACCTCGCGGCCGCCGCCGGACAGCGTGCCCATGATCGACGCGCCCCCGCCCACGTCGGAGCCGTCGCCCACGACGACCCCGGCCGAGATGCGGCCCTCGACCATCGACGTCCCGAGCGTGCCGGCGTTGAAGTTGACGAAGCCCTCGTGCATGACGGTCGTGCCCGGTGCGAGGTGCGCGCCGAGGCGCACGCGGTCGGCGTCGGCGACCCGCACGCCCGACGGCAGCACGTAGTCGACCATGCGCGGGAACTTGTCGACCCCGTACACCGTCACCGGGGTGCCCGTCGCCGCGCGCAGCCGCAGGCGGGTGCCCTCGAAGTCCTCGACCGCGCACGGTCCGCGGTCGGTCCACACGACGTTCGGGAGGACCGCGAAGACGCCGTCGAGGTTCTGCCCGTGGGGCCGGATGAGCCGGTGCGACAGCAGGTGCAGGCGCAGGTAGGCGTCGGCAGTGGAGGCGGGCGGGGCGTCGAGGTCGACGACGGTCGCGACGAGGGCCACACGGACCCCGCGCGCGGCGTCCGTGCGCTCGCACGCGGCGAGGTCCACGGGCGCGTGCAGCCGGACGGAGTCGTCGTCGCCGACGTCGAGCGTGGTGGGCGGGGCCCCGAGGACGGGCGTCGGGTACCAGACGTCCAGGGTGGTGCCCGCGTCGGTGACGGTGGCCAGGCCGAGGCCCCAGGCCGTGCGGTCGGTCATGGCGTCCAAGCCTACGGTGCGGACGGCACGGACCGGCACGCGTGGTCGCGCGTAGGGTCGTGGTCGTGGCTGCCGACGACCTGATCGACCTGTCCGCCGACGTGGTGACGCTGACGCGTCAGCTGTGCGACGTCCCGTCCGTCAGCGGCGACGAGACGCGGCTGGCCGACGCGGTCGAGGCGGCGCTGCGGGAGCACCCGCACCTCGAGGTCCTCCGCGACGGTGACGCGGTCGTCGCGCGGACGCACCTGGGGCGTGCACGGCGCGTCGTGGTCGCGGGGCACCTCGACACCGTGCCGGTCGCCGGCAACCTGCCCACCCGCCTCGAGGACGACGTGCTGTGGGGCCGCGGCACCGTCGACATGAAGGGTGGCGTCGCCGTCGCCCTGCACCTCGCCGCCGCGCTCACCGAGCCCGTGCACGACGTGACGTGGGTGTTCTACGACCACGAGGAGGTGGCCGCCGACCTCAACGGGCTGGGTCGCGTCGCCGCGCACCACCCGGACTGGCTCGAGGGCGACTTCGCGGTGCTCGGCGAGCCGAGCGACGGCGGGCTCGAGGGCGGCTGCAACGGCACGCTGCGCGCCGAGGTGCGGCTGACGGGCGTCGCGGCGCACTCGGCCCGCGCGTGGGTGGGCGTCAACGCGGTGCACGCCGCCGGTGAGGTGCTGCGCCGGCTCGAGGCCTACGAGCCGGCCACGGTCGAGGTCGAGGGCCTGGCGTACCGCGAAGGGCTCAACGCCGTGCTCGTCTCGGGCGGGGTGGCGACCAACGTCATCCCCGACTCGTGCGTCGTCACCGTCAACTACCGGTTCGCGCCGTCGCGGGACGTCGCCGAGGCCGTGGCGCACGTGCGTGAGGTCTTCGACGGGTACGACGTGGTCGTCACCGACTCCGCGCCCGGTGCCCGCCCCGGTCTGGACGCGCCCGCCGCGCAGGAGTTCGCCGCCGCTGTGCTCGCCGTCACGGGCGGTCGCCCCGCGCCGAAGTACGGCTGGACGGACGTCGCCCGGTTCAGTGCCCTGGGCGTGCCCGCGGTCAACTTCGGCCCCGGCGACCCGCTGCTGGCGCACAAGGACGACGAGCGTGTACCCGTCGCGCAGATCGAGCTGTGCCACCGCGCGCTGCGGGCGTGGCTGACGGGCACGCAGCCCGAGGACCTGCCCCTGGGCATCGCCTGACGTCCGTCGTCCGCGCGACGCGGACGCCCACGACGCGCGCATAGGCTCGGGGGATGACTCCTGACGACTCGTCGGCACCGGCGCCGGAGTACCGCCGCGGTCCCGTGCTGCTGCGCCGCGACCAGATCCCCGCCACGACCTCCGACCAGCGCCTGCTGGCCCGCGCCGAGGGCGCCGGCTGGCTGCACTCCGACCCCTGGCGGGTCATGCGGATCCAGAGCGAGTTCGTCGAGGGGTTCGGCGCCCTCTCCGAGGTCGGGCCGGCGGTCAGCGTCTTCGGCTCGGCGCGCATCAAGCCCGGCGACCCGTACTACGAGATGGGGCAGGACGTCGCGCGCGGCCTCGTGGAGGCCGGGTACGCCGTGATCACCGGCGGGGGCCCCGGCATCATGGAGGCGGCCAACAAGGGCGCCACCGAGGCGGACGGGCTGTCGGTCGGCCTGGGCATCGAGCTGCCGTTCGAGCAGGGCATGAACGAGTGGGTCGACCTGGGCGTCAACTTCCGCTACTTCTTCGCGCGCAAGACCATGTTCGTCAAGTACTCCGAGGGCTTCGTCGTCCTGCCCGGAGGCTTCGGCACCTTCGACGAGCTCTTCGAGGCGCTGACCCTGGTGCAGACGCACAAGGTGACCGGGTTCCCGATCGTGCTGCTCGGCGCCGACTACTGGTCCGGGCTGCTCGCGTGGCTGCGGGACACGGTGCACCCGCAGGGCATGATCGCCGCAGCCGACATCGACCTGCTGCAGGTCGCGGCGGACCCGCAGGAGGCCGTCGAGATGATCGTGCGGCGCGGTGCCGAGCTGCGGGCCGAGGAGGAGGCGGCGGTCCGTGCGGCGGCGCGGGACCAGCGGGCCGCAGCCGCCGCTGGTGAGGCGCGGGCGCGCAACGGCCGCCGGACCCGTGACGCAGGTGCCTCGGGTGAGGGCGGCTCGCTCACGGACGGCGGGTGGTGACGGGCGGACCGCTGCCCGGCGTCCCCGTCGGTGCCGCGCCGCTGCGACTGCGCGGACGCACGTTCGGCGACGACGCCCCCGTCGTCATGGCGGTCGTCAACCGCACCCCCGACTCGTTCTACGCGGCGGCGCGGCACGACGAGTCGACGGTCGACGCGGCGGTCGACCGGGCCGTCGAGGAGGGTGCCGACGTGCTGGACGTCGGCGGTGTGCGCGCGGGCCGCGGCCCCGTCGTCTCCGAGGCCGAGGAGATCGCCCGCGTCCTGCCCGTCGTCCGACGCGTGCGGACACGCCACCCGGACCTGCTGGTCAGCGTCGACACGTGGCGTTCGGGCGTCGCACGTGCCGTGGCGGACGCCGGTGCGGACCTGCTCAACGACACGTGGGCCGGGCACGACCCCGCGCTCGTCGAGGTGGCGGCCGAGCGCGGGCTGGGTGTCGTGTGCTCGCACACCGGGGGTGCCACCCCCCGCAGCGACCCGTTCCGCGTCGCCTACCCGGCACCCGAGGGTGTCGACCCGATCGACGGCGTGCTCGTCGACGTCGTGACGACGCTGAGCGCCGCGGCAGCCAGAGCGGTCGCGCTGGGCGTCGACCCGGCGTCGGTGCTCGTCGACGCGACCCTGGACTTCGGCAAGACCACCTGGCACTCGTTGCACCTGGTGAGAAACACCCCGAAGATCGTGCAGATCGGGCACCCTGTGCTCATGGCGATCTCGCGCAAGGACCTCGTCGGGGAGACCTTGGACCTGCCGGCGGAGGAGCGGCTGGAGGGCACGTTGGCGGCCACGGCCGTCGCGGCCTGGCTGGGCGCTCGCGTCTTCCGCGTCCATGACGTCGCGGCGACGCGACGCACGGTGGACATGGTGGCGGCGCTCCGCGCGGAGCGGGCACCGGTGCGCACCGTGCGGGGCATGCTGTGAGCGGCGACGCACCCCGGTCCGACGCCGACGTCGCGACCGACCCCGTCGCCACCGGACCGACGGGGCCGACGGCGGCGACGGGGCCGACGGCGGCGACGGCGGCCGGGCCCGGCTGGTGGGACCGGGTCCGTGGGTGGCCGTGGTGGGTGCACGTCCTGCTCGTGTGGGCCGCCTCGCGGCTGTTCGTCGCCGGCGCGTTCGTCTGGACGTCGACCGTGCAGGCGGAGAACCTCTGGACCGGGGCCAACCCGCCCTACCAGGAGTTCGTGGGGTTGTTCTACGACGCCGGCTGGTACCGGCAGGTCGCCGAGAGCGGGTACCCGTCCGAGCTGCCGCGTGACGAGCAGGGCCTGGTCCAGCAGAACCCGTGGGCGTTCTTCCCCCTGTACCCGATGCTCGTGCGGGCGCTCATGACGCTCACCGGTGGGACGTGGGTCGTTCTCGCCCCGACCGTCGCGCTGCTGCTCGGTGGCGCGGCGATGCTCGTCGTGCACGAGGTCGTGCGCCACGGCGCACCCCGGGCCGTCGCCGCCCGGCCCGGCCTGCCGCTGGCGACGGTCGCGCTGGTCTGCGCGTTCCCCACGGCCGCGGTCCTGCAGGTCGCGTACACCGAGTCCGCCGCGCTCCTGCTCGTGGCGTCGTCCCTGCTGCTGCTCGTGCGCCGGCGCTACGCGTGGGCGGCCCTCGTGGTCGTCGCGCTCGGCTTCACGCGCGCGGTCGCGCTGCCGATGGCGGCGGTCGTCGTCGTCCACGCGGCGGTGCGGTGGTGGCGCGCCCGGCGGGGTGAGGACACGTTCGGCGGGCGCGACGCCGTGGGCCTCGTCGGCCTGGCCGCTGCGGCGGGGATCTCCGGCGTCGCGTGGCCGGCGATCTGCGGCTGGGTGACCGGCGTCCCGGACGGCTACCTCCAGACGCAGGAGGCCTGGCGGGGTGTGCGGGAGGTGGTGCCGTTCTCGGGGTGGACGTACGTGCCGCAGTTCTGGTTCGGCGAGTGGGGGACGCCCGTGATGGTGGCGGGCTTCGCGCTGACCGCCGCCGTGCTGCTCGTGCCCGCCGCCTGGCGGCTCGGGCCGGAGCTGCACACCTGGTCGGCGGCGTACGTCGTCTACATCCTCGCCGTGATCGAGCCGGGGTCCAGCCTCGCGCGGTTCCTGCTCCTGGCGTTCCCGCTCGGTGCCGTGACGGCGGGGGTGGTGCCGCGCCCGGCGTGGGCGCGGCGGCTGTGGTTCGGGGCCGTTCTGGTCCTCATGCTCGGGCTGCAGGTGCTCTGGGTGCGCCAGATGTGGGAGTTCAACCCCCACGGCGACTGGCCGCCGTGACCCGTTCGTGCCCCGCGCGGCTGGGCGGGGGTCGCGCCCGGTGAACTAGGATGGTCGCTGGACAACCGGCTGACCTGGAGGTTGTCGGGGCTGCCCGACGACTGTCGGCCGGCAACGTACGAGCGAAGGAGAGGCCCGGATGGCCGCGATGAAGCCGAGGACCGGCGACGGACCGCTCGAGGTGACGAAGGAAGGGCGCGGCATCGTCATGCGCGTCCCGCTCGAGGGTGGCGGACGGCTGGTGGTGGAGCTCAACGCGACCGAGGCGTCCGAGCTGGGCGAGGCTCTGACGTCCGTCGTCGGCTGACGACCTGCGGATGAGCCCCCGCACCTCCGGCGCGGCCGCTGCGACCGCGCCCCGCACGCCACCCGCGGTCTCGGCGCACGGCGCGAGCGTCGTCGACTCCCCGCTCCTGACGGACGGGTCGGTCGACGCGGTCGCGGTGCAGGTCGCGCCGCCGCGCGTCGGGGACGACGCGCTGCAGCCGCGCTCGGGTACGCCGCAGGCGGCCGCCCGTTACGGCATCGACCTGTCCGAGCTCGCGGAGCGCGCCGGCCTGACGGGCGCCGCGGGCGAGGCGTTCACCGTCCACCTGCCGCTGCCGGTCGGTTCGGCGGTCGAGCTGCCGTGGGCGGGGCTGCCGCCGCGCATCGTCCTCGTGGGGGTCGGCGACGAGAGCCCGACCGCGCTGCGCCGCGCGGGCGCGGCGCTCGCCCGCGCCACACGAGGGCTGCGCCGCGTCGCCGCCACCGTCGGCGCGCAGACGCACCACGACGACGTAGCCGCGGCGCAGGCGGCCCGCGCCGTCACCGAGGGCTACCTGCTCGCCGCGTACACGCCGCCGCGCGTGACGGCGAAGCCGGAGGGGAAGGCGCCGGCCGAGCTGGTGCTGCTCGGCCGCGACGGTGCGACGGTCCTCGCCGCCGTGGCCGCGGCTCGCGCGGGCGCGGCCGCCACGTGGCTGGTCCGCGACCTGGCCAACACCCCGTCCAACGTGAAGAACCCCCAGTGGCTGGCGGACCAGGCACGACGGCTCGGGACGAAGGCGGGACTCGATGTCGAGGTCCTGGGCCCACGTGAGCTGGCCGCGGGCGGGTTCGGCGGCCTGCTGGCCGTCGGTGCCGGCTCGGCCTCCACGCCGCGCCTGGTGCGCCTCACGTACACCCCGGCGCAGGGCGACGGACGCCACGTCGTGGTCGTCGGCAAGGGCATCACGTACGACACGGGCGGGCTGTCCATCAAGCCCCGTGAGGCCATGGTGCCGATGAAGACCGACATGGCGGGCGCCGCGGTGGCACTGGCCACGGTGCTGGGTGCGGCCCAGGCGGAGGTGCGCCACAAGGTCACGGCCGTCCTGCCCCTGGCGGAGAACCACTTCGGAGCGTCGTCGTACCGTCCCGGGGACGTCGTCACGATCCACGGCGGCACCACGGTCGAGATCGCGAACACCGACGCCGAGGGCCGACTCGTCCTGGCCGACGCCCTCGCCTGGGCCGACGCGACCCTCGAACCCGACGTGCTCGTCGACGTCGCCACGCTCACCGGCGCGGCGAGCCTCGGCCTCGGTCGGCAGCACGCCGCGCTCTACGGCACGGACGACGCCCTGGTCGCGGCGCTGTCGGCAGCGGGGGACCGCACGGGCGAGCTGGTGTGGCCCATGCCCCTCGTGGAGGACTACGAGGAGGCCGTGCGCTCGTCGGTCGCCGACCTGCGTCACGTCCCCGAGGACCGCCGCATCGGCGGCGGGTCCATCACGGCCGCCCTGTTCCTGCGCCGGTTCGTCGGGCAGCGGGCGTGGGCGCACCTCGACATCGCCGGTCCCGCGCGCTCGACGTCGGACAAGCACGAGGTCACCGAGGGCGCCACCGGCTACGGGGCTCGTCTGCTCCTGGAGTACCTGACGGCGCTGGACTGACGGCGAGGGGTCTCGACGCAGCCTTGCCGGTCGCGGTGAGGCGGCGCGGTGGGGCGGTCAGCGACAGGCGGTCAGCGACGCACGGCGACGAGCAGGCCCTCGCCCACGGGCAGCAGCGCCGGGACGAGCCGGTCGTCGGTGCGCACGTGGCGGCCCACGTCGCGGACGGTCGTCGTCGCCTCGTCGCGCCGCGCCGGGTCCGCGACCCGGTCGTGCCAGAGCGCGTCGTCGACCGCCAGCACGCCGCCCGGCCGCAGGAGCCGGACCGCCTGCTCGACGTACCCGGGGTAGTTCTCCACGTCCGCGTCGATGACGACCATGTCGTACCCGCCGTCGGTGAGGCGCGGCAGGACGTCGAGCGCGCGACCGGAGATCGCGCGGGTCCGGGTGCTGCGCACACCCTCCTCGGCGAACGCGTCCTTGGCGGCGCGCTGGTGCTCGAGCTCCAGGTCGATGGTCGTCAGCACGCCGTCCGCCGGCATGCCGCGCAGCAGGTACAGAGAGCCGACGCCGGCACCTGTACCGACCTCGACCACCGCGCGCGCCTGCGCCGCCGCGGCGAGCACGCGCAGCGCCGCTCCCGTGCCGGGCAGGACCGGGGTGCACCCCAGGTGCGACGCGCGCTCGCGGGCCCGCAGCAGCACGTCGTCCTCGTCGAGGAACTCCTCGCAGTAGACCCAGCTCTGCGCCTTGTCGGTGGAGATGACGGCCTCCTCGTCGCTCGCCCCGGGCGGGCGTGCCTGCTCGTCAGCGTAGTCCCGCGCCGTGGGCGTCCGACGGACGTGCGCCCCGGGCTCCGCGCGTCGCGACGCAGCACCGCTCGCGGGCCGGCGTTTCCGCTCACGACGAACAGGGGTCGAGCCTGCGAGCTCGACCTGGGAGACTGACGTACCGAGAGAACATCGAGGAGAACCCCGCAGATGAGCGTCCAGCCCGCCGAGTGGCAGGCCCCGTCGTGGGAGGAGATCGTCCGGGAGCACTCCGGACGGGTCTACCGCCTGGCCTACCGGCTGACCGGTAACCGCCACGACGCCGAGGACCTCACCCAGGAGACGTTCGTCCGCGTCTTCCGCTCGCTGCACACGTACAGCCCCGGCACCTTCGAGGGCTGGCTGCACCGGATCACGACGAACCTCTTCCTCGACATGGCGCGCCGCAAGCAGCGCGTCCGGATCGAGCCGATCGGTGACGACACCGACCGGTGGTCCTCGCCGGACCTGCTCGCGACGCCCGAGCGCGCGTTCGAGGCCGCGAACCTCGACCACGACGTCCAGCGCGCCCTCGACGCGCTGCCCCCGGAGTACCGCGCCGCCGTCGTGCTGTGCGACATCGAAGGGCTGTCGTACGAGGAGATCGCGGTGACCCTCGGCATCAAGCTCGGCACGGTGCGTTCGCGGATCCACCGCGCCCGAGCCCGGCTGCGGGTCGCGCTCGAGCACCGCCGTCCGCTCGACGCCTCGGCGGACGGCGTGTCGACCGCCGACCTGCGCGAGTCCGACTCCGCCGAGGTGGCTGGATGATGCACCTCGGCTCCCGGATCAGCGCACTGGTCGACGGACAGCTCGACCCGGCCGCCACCGAGCGCGCGTTCGCGCACGTCGCGACGTGCCCCATGTGCGCGCGTGAGCTCGCCGCAGCGCGTGCCGCCCGGCAGGCGCTCGCCGGGGCGGAGCCCGTGCTCCCCACCGAGGACCTCACCGCCCGGCTGCTGTCGCTGTCGTCGCAGAGCGGCCCGCCGGTGCCGCCGGCGCCCGGGACGCGCGACCCGTTCGCGGTCGGCGCCGGTGCGGCACTGCCGGTCGCCGCGACCCGCGCGCTGCGCGGCGACGTGGTCACGGGCCGCTCGCCCGTGCGGCTCGTGGTCGGGTCCGTGGCAGGCATGAGCGCCATGGCCGCCGGCCTGTTCATGCTCGGTGAGCGGCCCGTGGTGACGCCCTCGAGCCACCCGGCGGCCGCGCTCGGTCTGCTCGCCCACACGTCGGCGCCCGCGGACGCGGGTGACGTGCCGGCCGACGACG
This window harbors:
- a CDS encoding citrate synthase, producing MSDVVTAPVQAPVQLVVDGQVRDLPVVPAAEGNDGIVVSSLLRDTGMVTVDPGFMNTASCESQITYIDGDAGILRYRGYPIDQLAEHSTFLEVAYLLIHGELPTPQALAAFEERVNRHTLVHEDFRTFMGTFPRNAHPMAVMASALNALSTFYPESLDPFDVETVELATVLILAKTRTITSYVHRASKGEPLLYPDYSRGYVEDFLRMTFAVPYQQWDPDPVVVNALDKLLILHADHEQNCSTSTVRVVGSSHANIYASVAAGINALSGPLHGGANEAVLKMLDQIKANGGDATDFMRRVKNKEDGVRLMGFGHRVYKNYDPRAAIVKQSAHEVLQALGSTDELLDIAMSLEEIALSDEYFISRKLYPNVDFYTGLIYKAMGFSDQMFTPLFALGRMPGWIAQWREMMHDPQTKIGRPRQVYTGATERPYVAVERR
- the dapD gene encoding 2,3,4,5-tetrahydropyridine-2,6-dicarboxylate N-succinyltransferase, with product MTDRTAWGLGLATVTDAGTTLDVWYPTPVLGAPPTTLDVGDDDSVRLHAPVDLAACERTDAARGVRVALVATVVDLDAPPASTADAYLRLHLLSHRLIRPHGQNLDGVFAVLPNVVWTDRGPCAVEDFEGTRLRLRAATGTPVTVYGVDKFPRMVDYVLPSGVRVADADRVRLGAHLAPGTTVMHEGFVNFNAGTLGTSMVEGRISAGVVVGDGSDVGGGASIMGTLSGGGREVVSVGQRSLLGANSGLGIPLGDDCVVEAGLYVTAGTKVRLVGFDVEGAVDDDGARVVKARVLAGADGVLFRRNSRTGEVEAVARSGAGVQLNSALHAN
- the dapE gene encoding succinyl-diaminopimelate desuccinylase, encoding MAADDLIDLSADVVTLTRQLCDVPSVSGDETRLADAVEAALREHPHLEVLRDGDAVVARTHLGRARRVVVAGHLDTVPVAGNLPTRLEDDVLWGRGTVDMKGGVAVALHLAAALTEPVHDVTWVFYDHEEVAADLNGLGRVAAHHPDWLEGDFAVLGEPSDGGLEGGCNGTLRAEVRLTGVAAHSARAWVGVNAVHAAGEVLRRLEAYEPATVEVEGLAYREGLNAVLVSGGVATNVIPDSCVVTVNYRFAPSRDVAEAVAHVREVFDGYDVVVTDSAPGARPGLDAPAAQEFAAAVLAVTGGRPAPKYGWTDVARFSALGVPAVNFGPGDPLLAHKDDERVPVAQIELCHRALRAWLTGTQPEDLPLGIA
- a CDS encoding TIGR00730 family Rossman fold protein, which gives rise to MTPDDSSAPAPEYRRGPVLLRRDQIPATTSDQRLLARAEGAGWLHSDPWRVMRIQSEFVEGFGALSEVGPAVSVFGSARIKPGDPYYEMGQDVARGLVEAGYAVITGGGPGIMEAANKGATEADGLSVGLGIELPFEQGMNEWVDLGVNFRYFFARKTMFVKYSEGFVVLPGGFGTFDELFEALTLVQTHKVTGFPIVLLGADYWSGLLAWLRDTVHPQGMIAAADIDLLQVAADPQEAVEMIVRRGAELRAEEEAAVRAAARDQRAAAAAGEARARNGRRTRDAGASGEGGSLTDGGW
- the folP gene encoding dihydropteroate synthase, which translates into the protein MTGGPLPGVPVGAAPLRLRGRTFGDDAPVVMAVVNRTPDSFYAAARHDESTVDAAVDRAVEEGADVLDVGGVRAGRGPVVSEAEEIARVLPVVRRVRTRHPDLLVSVDTWRSGVARAVADAGADLLNDTWAGHDPALVEVAAERGLGVVCSHTGGATPRSDPFRVAYPAPEGVDPIDGVLVDVVTTLSAAAARAVALGVDPASVLVDATLDFGKTTWHSLHLVRNTPKIVQIGHPVLMAISRKDLVGETLDLPAEERLEGTLAATAVAAWLGARVFRVHDVAATRRTVDMVAALRAERAPVRTVRGML
- a CDS encoding DUF3117 domain-containing protein — translated: MAAMKPRTGDGPLEVTKEGRGIVMRVPLEGGGRLVVELNATEASELGEALTSVVG
- a CDS encoding leucyl aminopeptidase family protein, which translates into the protein MSPRTSGAAAATAPRTPPAVSAHGASVVDSPLLTDGSVDAVAVQVAPPRVGDDALQPRSGTPQAAARYGIDLSELAERAGLTGAAGEAFTVHLPLPVGSAVELPWAGLPPRIVLVGVGDESPTALRRAGAALARATRGLRRVAATVGAQTHHDDVAAAQAARAVTEGYLLAAYTPPRVTAKPEGKAPAELVLLGRDGATVLAAVAAARAGAAATWLVRDLANTPSNVKNPQWLADQARRLGTKAGLDVEVLGPRELAAGGFGGLLAVGAGSASTPRLVRLTYTPAQGDGRHVVVVGKGITYDTGGLSIKPREAMVPMKTDMAGAAVALATVLGAAQAEVRHKVTAVLPLAENHFGASSYRPGDVVTIHGGTTVEIANTDAEGRLVLADALAWADATLEPDVLVDVATLTGAASLGLGRQHAALYGTDDALVAALSAAGDRTGELVWPMPLVEDYEEAVRSSVADLRHVPEDRRIGGGSITAALFLRRFVGQRAWAHLDIAGPARSTSDKHEVTEGATGYGARLLLEYLTALD
- a CDS encoding O-methyltransferase, which codes for MSTDKAQSWVYCEEFLDEDDVLLRARERASHLGCTPVLPGTGAALRVLAAAAQARAVVEVGTGAGVGSLYLLRGMPADGVLTTIDLELEHQRAAKDAFAEEGVRSTRTRAISGRALDVLPRLTDGGYDMVVIDADVENYPGYVEQAVRLLRPGGVLAVDDALWHDRVADPARRDEATTTVRDVGRHVRTDDRLVPALLPVGEGLLVAVRR
- the sigE gene encoding RNA polymerase sigma factor SigE; the encoded protein is MSVQPAEWQAPSWEEIVREHSGRVYRLAYRLTGNRHDAEDLTQETFVRVFRSLHTYSPGTFEGWLHRITTNLFLDMARRKQRVRIEPIGDDTDRWSSPDLLATPERAFEAANLDHDVQRALDALPPEYRAAVVLCDIEGLSYEEIAVTLGIKLGTVRSRIHRARARLRVALEHRRPLDASADGVSTADLRESDSAEVAG
- a CDS encoding zf-HC2 domain-containing protein; this translates as MMHLGSRISALVDGQLDPAATERAFAHVATCPMCARELAAARAARQALAGAEPVLPTEDLTARLLSLSSQSGPPVPPAPGTRDPFAVGAGAALPVAATRALRGDVVTGRSPVRLVVGSVAGMSAMAAGLFMLGERPVVTPSSHPAAALGLLAHTSAPADAGDVPADDATVTWLRGKGWTFPADLPDGWQVRSIGWSSDDPDVLEVDVTGPGGSYVVTEQQGRLDTQALAGAPVREVGGRRVHVLSLEPCQVAWQSGSTVVQIIAAQDEDALDALVAAFPSAGYDDTVTGRIGRGWQTVSAVWGRP